The nucleotide window TGAAAGTTGGATTGAGCCAACAGTATCGGATAGACGATTTCTCAGCGAAGAGACTGCTTATGGTCATAATCAACTAGCAGTTATTTCAGAGAAAGACCAGTTCATTTATATTCCATCAACTGAAGAAAGCTATCTCATAGATCGTGAATCCCAGTCGGTGGTTGATGACTTCAACAGTCAAGAGTATATGACCCACCTTCCTAAACGCTTCAAGACAGGAGATTCAGTGAGTATTGATGGAGAAACAGAAGATCAGCTAGCCGCACTTGGTTATCTCGAATAGGTTATTGAAACTACCTGTATTCTTATTGGTTGAACCTGTTGTTTATGGGGAATTTTTAGATATTCTGATAAATTCTCGTACTAGTTACTTGTGATTAATTTGGCTTCGTCATTATTATAGACCACATCTCCAGCTGGTTTCGGCAGCGGTCCGTGCACTCCAAATGTGCGGCTATCATATCTCATATAATAAGCATTACTGTCCGTAGTCACATATGATCTATGGATATAAATACGATCAATATTCGGATTCAATTCCCCCCCATCAGGATAGTACGTATATATTTCTGCTTTATCATCATAGTGTCGATCAATAATCCGTACTGCTAGATTATCTCCAACGATTGTTCTATCACCTTGATATTCGATCGCAGATGTATATGCATGATTCTCTGCACTTGTCATTGCATATCGTTCTGCGCCTGGAGCATCAAAAACGGGGTCATCAAGAGCCCCCATAAAGTTGAATGACATGAAAACAACTACTGTAAGAACACCTATAATGAATAAACCAGTTTTGATGTACTCTGGGAATACACGTGGAACTGTAGATATAGCAGCATATACGCCCACCGCCGCAAAAATACTGAGAATAATATAGATGAATATAAACCATCTACGTGGAATCAAGAAATTTAGTCCGACTATTGGCCCTCCAAATGAAAACGCGAAAAGCGTTCCCAATGCCATTCCTAATGGAATCGCGATCATCAACGATCGTCGAGTATTAGCCCTTAGCCACGTCAACCCGCCAAGTATCCCCAGGCCAGTGAGCAATCCAACCCCGATTGTATGTTCTATTGTAAGTGCATTTGACCCTCCAAGAACAGCATTTTCGAAATCAGGGAGAACAGCGCTCCTTGAACCTGCATTCTGTATATTTGCAACAAAACGTATAACTAGAGTTTGTAGGAAGGACAGATCACTGTTAATACCGAATCGTGTTACCAGCCAATCCAAAATGATTAGGCATCCTACTATTAATGTGACATAGCTGGTTCGGATAGGTGAATAGTCCGTAATAGCCAAGTATGATATGTAAAATACGAATATAGTAACAAATGTAATAAAAAACGATATCTGATGTGAAAACATAAGTGCGATCACAGAACTGATCACCAGCATCAAAAATCGATCTGAGTTAGTTTGCGTAAATTGAAGGAAAGAGTAGATTGTCATAGTAAAGAAGATAGTTCCCAGAGTCGTTGAGACCGGCATGACCGACCAAGAGATTGTATAATCTGAGATGCTGTATAAAAACCCAGCAAGCAATCCAACCTGGCTAGACCAATAGCGAACAGTAATTGAATAAACGAGAACTGTTGGCACGAGTACTAAAGCAACACCGCTTATAACAAATGCAGTAGCTCTGATCGGGAGATTGAGAATATGGCTCCCCGTTGCTGTCAATATATGGTAAAATGGGGCAAACCAATACTGTGATGGGGCAAGTGGAGCAAGTGTGCCGGCTGAAGCAATCTCTCCGGCTACTCGATTATGATAGAGTGAGTCAATTCCAATTTGAATGGCACTTGAATAATATATCTGTACTCGGTGGAGTATACCAACTATACATAACCCTCCCAGGCTTATAATATCTGATGAATCGCTTAGAAACAACAAGAGGACGACACCATACAGGGCTATAATACTGCCATGGATCGCTGTTGTTCGTGTGTAGCCTGCATCTTGAAAGAGTACTATTGATACTGCAATAAGCAAAAACAGGCAAGTTATTACAAGACGTACAGGAATTCTAATAGAAATAGATAATTCAGGACGGTCAGAAGATATAAAATAAACTACTGCTGCTAGGGTAATTGCAGGGGAAAGGACAATTGTATATGGATTTGTTATTTTAGTGGAAATAATCATTCCAACTAATCCAATAGAAAAGATACCTATTGCTGGGAGTTGTGTCTGGATGACTTTTTCCAGACTTACATTCATACCATTATATATACGATTACTATGGTATATACTCTCGGTTTTTCACTGGAGATAACCTAAATCTCGAAGTTGATCTTTCATTTCAATGTTAAATTCAGCAGTTTGTTGATTACCAATTGGCTTTCCATACTCCATCATCCAATCCTCGTATTCTTCTTCTAATTCCTTTATGACCTCTGGGTTAGAAGTAGATACATCAGTGTCTTCATCTGGGAGTGAATATAATTCGGTTGTTTCATCCGATACCTGGAACTTCCACTCTTTAGTTCTCAGACTCGTAAGGTCTTCCCTATGGAATTGACTATCTGGAAAATTTGAATTATAGCTTGTAATCTCATTTAGGAGTGATTCAATATGAGTACCTCCTTCTTGAGTTATTGCTATTTCCCGTGGTTGTTTTCGAATGTCTAACCCGATTGGTACGGAATGATCTACCCCACATTCTGAACAGAGTATCTGCATCAGGTCTGCAGGCTGTACAAGTGAATCACCCAACGGCTCATTGAGGCCATTCACAATTAGCGGAACATTTGTCACAGGATTGTTTATATCAATTACATGTGATAGTAATCCTTTCTCCCCGAAGTATTCCCCATGGTCTGCGGTTATAACTATGATTGGATTATCTAGCATTTGATGGGCGTACTCAACAAGTTCTCCAACCAAGTGATCAACATATGCCACACAAGTGTCGTACATTACACGGAGAGCTTTCCATTCTTCAGTAGTATACATATCCGATTCCGATATTTTTTCATGCAGATTGATGGCCATATCTAAACTAAGGTCAATAGCATCATCTATCTCAAACGGCAGTTCGTCATCAAAATAGTCCCGCCAAGCAAGTGGGGGAACGTATGCAAAATGTGTATCTCCATGATGAAGATACAAAAACAGCGGATCATCGTCTTTGGCCTTTTCTTTGATATGATCTTTAGCAATAATATTGATTGGATAGCCTGTACATTGTTGATTAGTATCGAGAGTGAATCCACCAGAGTGATTCCGGAAATTGGAGGCCCAACGGATAAGACCCTTGAAACCGACTTCCTTGGTTAAGTTTGATTTTGATAAGTAATGGAAATGATCAAATCCACGGTCAAGTCCTGTCTGAGGACTGAATTGTGCCACTGGAGATATGCCTGCTGTTTGGTAACCTGCTTCACGAAAAGCTTCAGGGATGGTCTCTATTTCATTGGGCAAAGCTGAATCAGAATCCCATGTTTGGTGCGCTGATGGGGGTAAGCCAGTAAGAATTGATGCACTGGCGGGACGGGTCCAGATTGCGTGTGAGTGACAATATGGAGACCAATCTCCTTCATTAGCAATCTTAGACAGATTTGGCGTTGTCTCCCGAGGAGCCTCCCCTACAGAGACATGGTCTTGCCTAAGACTTTCCAAAGTGATCCAAATAACATCTCGTTTAGTCATCAATCAATATTATCATCTTACTATTATAAACGTGTTCAATCACGATATTCGGATATGGTAGCCAGATAGCTTCACTTAATAATTATATTGAATGCGTATACCAAGCAGCCCGTTCAATTGACTGTTATGAACGCCTTTGTTTTTGTAGTCGCTCTGTAGTTTGATTACGGTTCCTGGGATAACCAACGCCGATCCATCATCCATTCAGACCGATCGTGTCGATCGTCCGCCTACTTGGATCAACGAGTCAATCACCTCGCTGAGTTCGTACTCGCCGTGATCGCTCGGTTGGATGAGGTGCAGGCGTGGTAGATCACCGGTGTGAATGTGTAGAAGCCGGTCATCACGAGGTTTGATGGCGGGTCACCGGACTTCTTGACAACGTCCGTGCTCTCGCCGAACTTGTTGGTGTCACAGACGCCGTAGCGCGGCGCTTCGTCCCACGGTACTTCCTCGACGAGGTATACGGCGTCCGCGCGCTTCTCATAGGAATCAGCGTGGATATTCGGAAGTTCTCACGAGGAAAACAGCCTACTGAGAAAACCACACGACGAGAAAAACTATGAACTAATCTGCTGATCCCTATCAGCCTGCCGGCGGACGACTCCTCATGCTTTGCCTGGAAGGTTTTGTCGCCGAGGATCAGCATGAAGTCGCCGATGTGCTCCTTGACGGGGATGAGCGTGTCGAGCGACTCGCCTCAAGACCTACGCGCGCAACCTAGTGTTCTGTCAAACCCCATCCTCTAAGGCTATTATTCTAGCCGTCGTCTATGATGCAGTTATCCAGGGAGAATCATGACACGGAAGAAGTATATCGTTGATCTCAGCGAGGAAGAGCGCGCCGAGTTGAAGACTCTCCTCTCAGCAGGAGAGGAGAGAGTGCGAAAGCTCACCCGAGCACGGATCTTGCTGAGGGCCGACGACGGCTGGTCAGATCCACAGATCAGCGAGGCGCTGGACTGTAGCCCCGCTACCGTCCAGCGCACACGGAGGCGCTTCTTCGAAGAAGGGCTTGCGGCGGTGGATCGCCGCAAGCCCGATCGTGTCTATGAACGCAAACTAACGGTGCTGCAGAAGCCCGACTCGTTGCATTGGCGTGCAGCCAACCACCCATGGGGCACTCTCGATGGACGCTTCGGCTTCTCGCCGACGAACTCGTTAAACTCGAGGAGATCGACGTTGAGTCGATCTCCCACGAGACGGTTCGGCAGGTTCTAAAAAAACGACCTGAAACCGTGGAAATCGAGCCACTGGGTGATTCCACCCGAGAACAACGCTGATTTCGTCGCACGAATGGAGGACATTCTTGATCTCTACCACGAACCGTACGATCCTTTCCGTCCTGTCGTCTGTTTTGATGAATGTCCTGTTCACCTTCGTGGTGATGGGAAGGCGTCCCTGCCCGCGAAACCGGGCAGGGACGCCCGCTACGACTATACTTACAAACGCAACGGAACACGCAACCTCTTCGTATACTCTGAACCGCTTGTTGGCTGGCGGGAGATAACCGTCACCAACCGCCGCACAAAACAAGACTGGGCGAACGCGATGCACGCACTGGTCGAACAGTATCCTGATGTGGAGATTATTCGCGTTGTCTTAGATAATTTGAACACACACCGACCAGG belongs to Natronorubrum aibiense and includes:
- a CDS encoding sulfatase; the protein is MTKRDVIWITLESLRQDHVSVGEAPRETTPNLSKIANEGDWSPYCHSHAIWTRPASASILTGLPPSAHQTWDSDSALPNEIETIPEAFREAGYQTAGISPVAQFSPQTGLDRGFDHFHYLSKSNLTKEVGFKGLIRWASNFRNHSGGFTLDTNQQCTGYPINIIAKDHIKEKAKDDDPLFLYLHHGDTHFAYVPPLAWRDYFDDELPFEIDDAIDLSLDMAINLHEKISESDMYTTEEWKALRVMYDTCVAYVDHLVGELVEYAHQMLDNPIIVITADHGEYFGEKGLLSHVIDINNPVTNVPLIVNGLNEPLGDSLVQPADLMQILCSECGVDHSVPIGLDIRKQPREIAITQEGGTHIESLLNEITSYNSNFPDSQFHREDLTSLRTKEWKFQVSDETTELYSLPDEDTDVSTSNPEVIKELEEEYEDWMMEYGKPIGNQQTAEFNIEMKDQLRDLGYLQ